A region of the Nevskiales bacterium genome:
GCCGAGTGCGCGCGCCAGTTCGACGTCGTCGTTGATGATCAGCGGCACGCCGTATTGGCGACAGACTTTGAGCAGGGCCGCGGCCTGCTGCCGGCGGCGCTCGGCATCGCCGCTCTTGTCACGGTACTGAATCAGCACGGCGCCGCCGCGGATCGCGGCGGCCACATCCGCCTCCAGTCCGCGGCGCGCGCTCAGGGCCGCATCGGTGATGGCATACAGGCCGCGCCGTGGGCCGAGCCGGGACATGTCAATGACCCAGCCGCTGCGGGAAGTACTGACCGCGGCCGATGCGATAGGCTCGCCGCAGCGTTTCCCAGGTGTAGCGCTGTGCGCTTTCCAGCGCCGTCTCCAGCGGCTCGCCCAGCGCCAGGCGCGCAGCGAGGCTGGCGGCCAGCGTGCAGCCTGAACCGTGATAACGATGCGGCAGGCGCGGCCAGCGCCAGCTGCGCGTGCCCCGTGTCGTGTGTAGCGTGTTGAGCACTTCGTCGCTCTCCGTTTCGTCGCCGCCGGTGATCAGCACCCGGCGCGCACCGTGCGCCAGCAGGAATTCGGCGCAGGCTTCGCGGGTGCGCGCGGGGTGCGCCAGCTGCCGCGCCTCGGCCAGGTTCGGGGTCAGCACCGCAGCCCGCGGCAGCAGCTGCAGCAGAGCGCTGACCTGCGTCTGATCCGCCAAAGCCGCGCCGCCGCCGGCGCGCAGCACCGGATCCAGCACCACCGGAACCTCCGGGTGGCGGGCCAGCAGGCCGGTGACCGCCTCGATGTTCTCGACACTGCCCAGCAGGCCGATTTTAACGGAGGCCACCGGCAAATCTTCGAAAATCAATTCGGCCTGTTCGAGTACGCCCGCGGCCGGCAGCGCATCGACCGCATAAGCGTTGCGGCTGTCCTGCACGGTCAGCGCGGTGACCACCGTCGCCGGGTGCGCGCCCTGCGCCCGCACCGCCTCGATGTCGGCCTGCAGGCCGGCGCCACCGCTGGGATCGTGGCCGGAAAGGCACAGGACGACGGCAGGTGAAGCCGCTGCCACTGGCCTGCGTCGGCGCGACACCGCACACCGGGTCTTGTCCGCCCTGCGCCGCTGCCGCAGCAAGGCTTTCGGGGAAGGGCGTTTGGCCGCTTTGCTGTTATGCACAATTTTCCTGGGCGCGCGGCGCTTTTCGGGATGCCGGGGCACCGGCCCCGGCAGCGGTTCGAACTGTAACCTCAACTATATGATTTGAAAAGATTATTTGCACGTGATTACAAAGTGGCCTGAGGGTAAAAACTGCCGCGGCGGCGGAGACTTAGGGTGTTCACCCGAGCATTTTCCACATAGTTATCCACAGCTTTTGTGGGTATTCCGGTTTTCTTCATTGCATGCCACGACTTACATCGGCTTCGTGAGACATCGACTTAAATCCTGCGTGACGCGCACGGGCGACGCGCACCACCCGGGTCTTGAGGCGCCCGCTGGGGTAAAGCCACAGGCAGCGGTAACCGGGTAAGGCCTCGTGATCCTCCGCGAAGTTCTCGCTCTGGGGCAGAAACTGCCGGCCGGTGGACGGGGTGGCCAGTACGCGGACGCCACCCACCGTCATGTCCAGTTCCTGGTGGATATGGCCACAGACGATCCCGCGCACCTGCGGATGCAGGCCGGCCAGCTTGAGCAGCGTGAGGCCGTTGCGCAGGCCCGAGGCATCCAGCCAACGGCTGCCGACCGGCACCGGCGGGTGATGCACCGCGATCAGCGCCGGTTCGCGGTGACGCACCAGCCAGTAGGCCAGCTGATCGAGCTGGTTCTGGGGAACGAGTCCGGCATCGCTGCCGGGCAGGTGGTCGTCGAGCAGCAGGAGCTGCCAGCCGCCGAGCAGGATGCGGGCCGGTGCCGCCTCGCCGAGCGGCGCGAATGCGGTCTGCAGCCGTTGCGGATCGTCATGATTGCCGGGCAGATAGCACACCGGCACGCCGAACCGGTGCAGCGCCGCGGCCAGGCGCGAATAGCCGACCGCGCTTTCGTCATGAACCAGGTCGCCGGTGACGAGCAGCGCGTCGGGGTGCTGCGCGCGGATGTCCTCGAGCACGGCCGCCAGCGAAGCCTGGGTGCACCAGCCGTGCTGCGCCGCCTCGGGATCGGCGAACAGGTGTGTGTCGCTGAGCTGGACCAGCGTGAACGGCTGCGGGCGCGGGCGCCGGCGGGCCGGTGCAGGCTTGTGCCGGGCCTTGGCCTTGGCGGACGGGGTGGGGGGCATGCGCTGATATCATACGGCCAGCCCATGTCGAACAAGACCCTCGGCCTTTCCGACGCGCTGCAGGCCTACCTGGCCGAGGTGTCGCTGCGCGAGCCGCCGCTGCTGGCGCGGCTGCGCGAAGAAACCGCGCGCGACCCGATGGCGCGCATGCAGATTGCGCCGGAGCAGGGCCAGTTCATGCAACTGCTCGTCCGGCTGCTCGGCGCACGACGCTGTATCGAGATCGGTGTGTACACCGGCTACAGCAGCCTGTGCACCGCGCTCGCTCTGCCGGAGGATGGCTATCTGCTGGCCTGCGACGTGGACGAACACTGGACTGCGGTCGCGCGCCGCTACTGGGCGCAAGCCGGCGTAGCGCACAAGATCGAGCTGAGGCTGGCGCCCGCGCTCGACACGCTCAATGCAGAGCTCGCCGCCGGCCGCG
Encoded here:
- a CDS encoding bifunctional hydroxymethylpyrimidine kinase/phosphomethylpyrimidine kinase, with protein sequence MAAASPAVVLCLSGHDPSGGAGLQADIEAVRAQGAHPATVVTALTVQDSRNAYAVDALPAAGVLEQAELIFEDLPVASVKIGLLGSVENIEAVTGLLARHPEVPVVLDPVLRAGGGAALADQTQVSALLQLLPRAAVLTPNLAEARQLAHPARTREACAEFLLAHGARRVLITGGDETESDEVLNTLHTTRGTRSWRWPRLPHRYHGSGCTLAASLAARLALGEPLETALESAQRYTWETLRRAYRIGRGQYFPQRLGH
- a CDS encoding metallophosphoesterase, with product MPPTPSAKAKARHKPAPARRRPRPQPFTLVQLSDTHLFADPEAAQHGWCTQASLAAVLEDIRAQHPDALLVTGDLVHDESAVGYSRLAAALHRFGVPVCYLPGNHDDPQRLQTAFAPLGEAAPARILLGGWQLLLLDDHLPGSDAGLVPQNQLDQLAYWLVRHREPALIAVHHPPVPVGSRWLDASGLRNGLTLLKLAGLHPQVRGIVCGHIHQELDMTVGGVRVLATPSTGRQFLPQSENFAEDHEALPGYRCLWLYPSGRLKTRVVRVARARHAGFKSMSHEADVSRGMQ
- a CDS encoding class I SAM-dependent methyltransferase, which produces MSNKTLGLSDALQAYLAEVSLREPPLLARLREETARDPMARMQIAPEQGQFMQLLVRLLGARRCIEIGVYTGYSSLCTALALPEDGYLLACDVDEHWTAVARRYWAQAGVAHKIELRLAPALDTLNAELAAGRAGSYDFAFIDADKSNYRHYYERCLQLLRAGGLIAVDNVLWGGRVADPGNTEPDTEAIRAFNAFVHTDARVDLSLVPIADGLTLCRKR